The following are encoded together in the Mycolicibacterium arabiense genome:
- the metK gene encoding methionine adenosyltransferase, with protein MSKARLFTSESVTEGHPDKICDAISDSVLDALLAQDPKSRVAVETLVTTGQVHVVGEVTTTAKEAFADIPKTVRARILEIGYDSSDKGFDGETCGVNIGIGAQSPDIAMGVDTAHEARVEGAGDPLDAQGAGDQGLMFGYAIRDTPELMPLPIAIAHRLARRLTEVRKSGVLDYLRPDGKTQVTVQYDGVTPVRLDTVVLSTQHADGIDLEGGLTPDIREKVVNTVLADLNHDSMDTSDYRLLVNPTGKFVLGGPMGDAGLTGRKIIVDTYGGWARHGGGAFSGKDPSKVDRSAAYAMRWVAKNVVAAGLAERVEVQVAYAIGKAAPVGLFVETFGTETVDPARIEKAITSVFDLRPGAIVRDLDLLRPIYAPTAAYGHFGRTDVDLPWERTDKVEDLKASV; from the coding sequence GTGAGCAAAGCTCGGCTGTTTACCAGTGAGTCGGTAACCGAGGGCCACCCCGACAAGATCTGTGACGCCATCAGCGACTCCGTGCTCGACGCGCTGCTCGCACAGGATCCGAAGTCTCGCGTCGCCGTCGAAACGCTGGTGACCACGGGCCAGGTGCACGTCGTCGGCGAGGTCACGACCACCGCCAAGGAGGCGTTCGCCGACATCCCGAAGACGGTTCGCGCGCGCATCCTCGAGATCGGCTACGACTCGTCGGACAAGGGCTTCGACGGCGAGACCTGCGGCGTGAACATCGGCATCGGCGCGCAGTCGCCCGACATCGCGATGGGCGTCGACACCGCCCACGAGGCGCGCGTCGAAGGCGCAGGCGACCCGCTGGATGCCCAGGGTGCCGGCGACCAGGGCCTGATGTTCGGCTATGCCATCCGGGACACGCCCGAGCTGATGCCGCTCCCCATCGCGATCGCGCACCGACTTGCCCGCCGGCTCACCGAGGTGCGCAAGAGCGGCGTGCTCGACTACCTCCGTCCCGACGGCAAGACCCAGGTCACCGTGCAGTACGACGGCGTGACCCCGGTCCGGTTGGACACGGTCGTGCTGTCCACCCAGCACGCCGACGGCATCGACCTGGAGGGTGGCCTCACGCCGGACATCCGCGAGAAGGTCGTCAACACCGTCCTCGCCGACCTGAACCATGACTCCATGGACACGTCGGATTACCGGCTGCTGGTCAACCCCACCGGCAAGTTCGTCCTCGGTGGCCCGATGGGCGACGCCGGTCTGACCGGCCGCAAGATCATCGTCGACACCTACGGCGGCTGGGCGCGCCACGGCGGCGGCGCGTTCTCCGGCAAGGACCCGTCGAAGGTCGACCGCTCAGCTGCCTACGCGATGCGCTGGGTGGCCAAGAACGTCGTCGCCGCGGGCCTCGCCGAGCGCGTCGAGGTCCAGGTGGCCTACGCCATCGGCAAGGCCGCCCCCGTCGGTCTGTTCGTCGAGACCTTCGGCACCGAGACCGTCGACCCGGCGCGCATCGAGAAGGCCATCACGTCGGTGTTCGACCTGCGCCCCGGCGCGATCGTGCGCGACCTGGACCTGCTGCGGCCGATCTACGCGCCGACCGCCGCGTACGGCCACTTCGGTCGCACCGACGTCGACCTGCCCTGGGAGCGGACCGACAAGGTCGAGGACCTCAAGGCCTCGGTCTAA
- the coaBC gene encoding bifunctional phosphopantothenoylcysteine decarboxylase/phosphopantothenate--cysteine ligase CoaBC, which translates to MTERKQIIVGVAGGIAAYKACTLVRQLSEAGHSVRVVPTESALKFVGAATFEALSGNPVRTTVFENVDEVLHVRIGQEADLVVVAPATADLIARAASGRADDLLTATLLTARCPVLFAPAMHTEMWHHPATVDNVATLRRRGAIVLEPAAGRLTGADSGSGRLPEAEEISTFAQLLLERPDALPYDMSGVKVLVSAGGTREPIDPVRFIGNRSSGKQGYAVARVAAQRGADVTLIAGNTVGLGDPAGVEVVHIGSADQLNDAVSKHAPESHVLVMAAAVADFRPTHVATSKIKKSHEPGHASDAPAIELTRTEDVLATAVRARTDGQLPNMKAIVGFAAETGDANGDVLFHARAKLARKGCDLLVVNAVGEGRAFEVDNNDGWLLSADGNEVALEHGSKTLMASRIVDAIGAFLRLG; encoded by the coding sequence TCCGAGGCCGGGCACTCCGTTCGCGTCGTGCCCACCGAATCCGCGCTGAAGTTCGTCGGCGCCGCGACGTTCGAGGCGCTCTCCGGCAACCCGGTCCGCACCACGGTCTTCGAGAACGTCGACGAGGTGCTGCACGTCCGCATCGGCCAGGAGGCCGACCTCGTGGTCGTGGCACCGGCGACCGCGGACCTGATCGCACGCGCGGCCTCGGGCCGCGCCGACGACTTGCTGACCGCCACGCTGTTGACCGCGCGGTGCCCGGTGCTGTTCGCCCCGGCGATGCACACCGAGATGTGGCACCACCCCGCCACCGTCGACAACGTGGCGACGCTGCGGCGTCGAGGTGCCATCGTGCTCGAACCGGCCGCAGGCAGGCTCACCGGCGCCGACAGCGGTTCGGGTCGCCTCCCCGAAGCCGAGGAGATCAGCACTTTCGCCCAGTTGCTGCTGGAGCGACCCGACGCGCTGCCCTACGACATGTCCGGCGTGAAGGTGCTCGTCAGCGCCGGTGGCACCCGCGAACCGATCGACCCGGTGCGGTTCATCGGCAACCGCAGCTCCGGCAAGCAGGGATACGCGGTCGCGCGCGTAGCCGCCCAGCGCGGTGCCGACGTCACGCTGATCGCGGGCAACACCGTCGGTCTCGGCGACCCGGCAGGCGTCGAGGTCGTGCACATCGGCTCGGCGGACCAGCTGAACGACGCGGTGTCCAAGCACGCGCCCGAGTCGCACGTCCTGGTGATGGCGGCGGCAGTCGCCGACTTCCGGCCCACGCACGTCGCGACCAGCAAGATCAAGAAGTCGCACGAACCCGGACACGCCTCCGACGCACCCGCGATCGAACTCACGCGCACCGAGGACGTCCTCGCCACCGCCGTACGCGCGCGGACGGACGGGCAGCTGCCCAACATGAAGGCCATCGTCGGCTTCGCGGCCGAGACGGGCGACGCCAATGGCGACGTGCTGTTCCACGCCAGGGCCAAGCTCGCGCGCAAGGGCTGCGACCTGCTGGTCGTCAACGCGGTCGGCGAGGGCCGCGCCTTCGAAGTCGACAACAACGACGGGTGGCTCCTGTCGGCCGACGGCAACGAGGTTGCGTTGGAGCACGGTTCGAAGACCCTGATGGCCAGCCGTATCGTGGACGCGATCGGAGCATTCCTGCGCCTGGGGTGA